Genomic window (Croceicoccus sp. Ery15):
CGGCGGCGCATCAATCGAACAGGGAATTCCGCTTTATATGCCCAGCATCATCGTAGTGAACCGCGAAGGTGAAGAACGTAGCGTAGAGGCGGATGTCGGCCTGAGCGTTATGGAAGTCATCCGCGACAATGGCTTCGACGAATTGCTGGCCCTGTGCGGCGGCTGCTGCTCTTGCGCGACTTGCCACGTCTATGTCGACGAAGGGTTCAAGGCCAAGCTGCCCGCCGTGTCCGAGGACGAGGACGACCTGCTCGACAGTTCGGACCACCGCAACGATAATTCGCGCCTGTCCTGCCAGATCCCCGTGACGGCAGAGCTGGACGGCATGCGCGTAGAAATCGCACCGGAAGACTGATCCGGCATTTCATTCGGCCCGACGGCGCTTGCGGTCGCGGCCCTCCGTCTGGAGAGGAAGCCCCGGCACATTTCAAATGTGTCGGGGCGGATTTTTGGTTGAGTGTCGCCTGCGATTGCGCGCGATATCAGTCGCGATAGGGCGGCGCGTCCAGACCTTGGGGGCTGAGCGTAAATATCTCGCACCCGTCCTCGGTAATGCCGATCGAATGTTCGAACTGCGCCGACAGGGACCGGTCGCGCGTCACCGCCGTCCACCCGTCGTCCAGCAGCTTGACCGCAGGCTTGCCCAGATTGATCATCGGCTCGATCGTGAAGAACATGCCGGGTTTCAGCTCGGGGCCGGTATTGGGGCGGCCCGCGTGCACCACTTCGGGTGCGTCATGAAACAGGCGGCCCAGACCATGGCCGCAGAAATCGCGCACCACGCCATAACGCTGGCGTTCGGCATGGCGCTGGATCGCCGCGCCAATGTCGCCCAGCCGCGCGCCCGGCTTGGCAAGGTCGATGCCGATCTGCAGGCATTCATAGGTAACCTGCACCAGCTTTTTCGCCTTCAGCGAAACGTCGCCCGCCAGATACATGCGGCTGGTATCGCCGTGCCAGCCGTCGAGCAGCGGGGTCACGTCGATGTTCAGAATATCGCCGTCCTTGACCTGCCGGTCGCCGGGAATGCCGTGGCACACGACGTGATTGATCGAAATGCAGCAGCTGTGCGTATAGCCGCGATAGCCAAGCGTCGCCGGAACCGCGCCGCCATCCAGCGTCATTTCGCGAACCTTGCGGTCGATTTCCGCCGTGGTCACACCGGGCTGCACCAGATCGACCATGGCATCCAGTATCTGCGCGGCCAGCCGTCCGGCCTTGCGCATGCCTTCAAAGCCTGCGGGGCCGTGCAGCTTGATCGTGCCGTCACGCGGCAGCATGTCGGTTTCGTCAACAGTCATATATT
Coding sequences:
- the map gene encoding type I methionyl aminopeptidase; the encoded protein is MTEYMTVDETDMLPRDGTIKLHGPAGFEGMRKAGRLAAQILDAMVDLVQPGVTTAEIDRKVREMTLDGGAVPATLGYRGYTHSCCISINHVVCHGIPGDRQVKDGDILNIDVTPLLDGWHGDTSRMYLAGDVSLKAKKLVQVTYECLQIGIDLAKPGARLGDIGAAIQRHAERQRYGVVRDFCGHGLGRLFHDAPEVVHAGRPNTGPELKPGMFFTIEPMINLGKPAVKLLDDGWTAVTRDRSLSAQFEHSIGITEDGCEIFTLSPQGLDAPPYRD
- a CDS encoding 2Fe-2S iron-sulfur cluster-binding protein, which gives rise to MPSIIVVNREGEERSVEADVGLSVMEVIRDNGFDELLALCGGCCSCATCHVYVDEGFKAKLPAVSEDEDDLLDSSDHRNDNSRLSCQIPVTAELDGMRVEIAPED